A section of the Pimelobacter simplex genome encodes:
- the hppD gene encoding 4-hydroxyphenylpyruvate dioxygenase has product MSLHDTLTSEEQLAELDLDTLKQLVGLVEYDDREDPFPVTGWDAAVWAVGNATQTAHFFTSAFGMELVAYAGPETGNRDHVAYVLKSGAVRFVIKGGVDPRSTLLDHHRKHGDGIVDIALEVPDVDKCIAHARSVGATVLEEPHDLSDEHGTVRIGAIATYGDTRHTLVDRSRYDGPYLPGYVARTSSFQKREGAPKRLFQALDHIVGNVELGRMDDWVEFYRKVMGFTNMAEFIGDDIATDYSALMSKVVANGNHRVKFPLNEPAVAKKKSQIDEYLEFYDGPGAQHLALATNDILSTVDALRAEGIEFLNTPDSYYEDPELRARIGEVRVPVEELQKRGILVDRDEDGYLLQIFTKPLGDRPTVFFELIERHGSLGFGKGNFKALFEAIEREQERRGNF; this is encoded by the coding sequence ATGTCCCTCCACGACACCCTGACCAGTGAGGAGCAGCTCGCCGAGCTGGACCTCGACACGTTGAAGCAGCTCGTCGGCCTCGTCGAGTACGACGACCGCGAGGACCCGTTCCCGGTGACCGGCTGGGACGCCGCCGTCTGGGCGGTCGGCAACGCCACCCAGACCGCGCACTTCTTCACCTCCGCGTTCGGCATGGAGCTGGTCGCCTACGCCGGCCCCGAGACCGGCAACCGCGACCACGTCGCGTACGTCCTCAAGAGCGGCGCGGTCCGCTTCGTGATCAAGGGCGGCGTCGACCCGCGCAGCACCCTGCTCGACCACCACCGCAAGCACGGCGACGGCATCGTCGACATCGCGCTCGAGGTCCCCGACGTCGACAAGTGCATCGCCCACGCCCGCTCGGTCGGCGCCACCGTCCTGGAGGAGCCGCACGACCTCAGCGACGAGCACGGCACCGTCCGGATCGGCGCGATCGCGACCTACGGCGACACCCGGCACACGCTCGTCGACCGCAGCCGGTACGACGGCCCGTACCTGCCCGGCTACGTCGCGCGGACGTCGTCCTTCCAGAAGCGCGAGGGCGCGCCGAAGCGGCTGTTCCAGGCGCTCGACCACATCGTCGGCAACGTCGAGCTCGGCCGGATGGACGACTGGGTCGAGTTCTACCGCAAGGTCATGGGCTTCACGAACATGGCCGAGTTCATCGGCGACGACATCGCCACCGACTACTCCGCACTCATGTCCAAGGTCGTCGCCAACGGCAACCACCGGGTGAAGTTCCCCCTCAACGAGCCCGCGGTCGCGAAGAAGAAGTCGCAGATCGACGAGTACCTCGAGTTCTACGACGGCCCGGGCGCCCAGCACCTCGCGCTCGCGACCAACGACATCCTCAGCACCGTCGACGCCCTGCGCGCCGAGGGCATCGAGTTCCTCAACACGCCGGACTCCTACTACGAGGACCCCGAGCTGCGCGCCCGGATCGGCGAGGTCCGGGTGCCGGTCGAGGAGCTGCAGAAGCGCGGCATCCTCGTCGACCGCGACGAGGACGGCTACCTGCTCCAGATCTTCACCAAGCCGCTGGGCGACCGGCCGACGGTCTTCTTCGAGCTCATCGAGCGGCACGGCTCGCTGGGCTTCGGCAAGGGCAACTTCAAGGCGCTGTTCGAGGCGATCGAGCGCGAGCAGGAACGACGGGGGAACTTCTGA
- a CDS encoding Lrp/AsnC family transcriptional regulator, translating to MLTLDAIDLALLTALTEHPRAGDLELSRQTNVARATVQSRLRRMSEAGVIADWDPTLDVAAAGFEVQAYVTLEISQGALDEVSRDLAAIPQVLEAYVTTGSYDVLCRVATRSHPELQATLVRIDQSSSVVRSTSVMVLSVLVPPRVLPLLGSGEPVPSRRAPAYRKG from the coding sequence ATGCTCACCCTGGACGCGATCGACCTGGCCCTGCTCACCGCGCTCACCGAGCACCCGCGCGCCGGCGACCTCGAGCTCTCCCGGCAGACCAACGTCGCCCGCGCCACCGTGCAGAGCCGGCTGCGCCGGATGAGCGAGGCCGGCGTCATCGCCGACTGGGACCCCACGCTCGACGTCGCCGCGGCCGGCTTCGAGGTGCAGGCCTACGTGACCCTGGAGATCTCCCAGGGCGCGCTCGACGAGGTGTCGCGCGATCTCGCGGCGATCCCGCAGGTGCTGGAGGCCTATGTGACCACCGGCTCGTACGACGTCCTGTGCCGGGTCGCGACCCGCTCGCACCCCGAGCTCCAGGCGACGCTCGTGCGGATCGACCAGTCGTCCTCGGTGGTCCGCTCGACGAGCGTGATGGTGCTCTCGGTGCTGGTGCCACCGCGGGTGCTGCCGCTGCTCGGCAGCGGTGAGCCGGTGCCGAGTCGACGGGCGCCGGCGTACCGGAAGGGGTAG